The proteins below come from a single Papaver somniferum cultivar HN1 chromosome 11, ASM357369v1, whole genome shotgun sequence genomic window:
- the LOC113325243 gene encoding protein ENHANCED PSEUDOMONAS SUSCEPTIBILTY 1-like, which produces MLISSLQAVLAHVWITVTRARRSLDVNYNENEETLFGFMMSNRTKFIPPLSETYFGNSITFGMLTEKDEEVLTRGSGFLASLFKEVVNSHCDEKIKSSIKSWIQKPFIITSSGVANKNLVARNSHRFNMYGNDFGWGRPIAIKTGRNGKSSGITNVSPGPVEGSIDIEIFLPIEVFQAMENDVEFMEAF; this is translated from the coding sequence ATGCTAATCTCTTCACTACAAGCTGTATTAGCCCATGTTTGGATAACAGTAACACGCGCTAGAAGGAGTTTAGATGTCAACTATAATGAAAATGAAGAGACTTTGTTTGGGTTCATGATGAGTAACAGAACTAAGTTCATTCCACCCTTATCAGAAACGTACTTTGGCAACTCGATAACCTTTGGGATGCTAACGGAAAAGGACGAAGAGGTGCTTACAAGGGGATCTGGATTCTTAGCTTCGTTATTTAAGGAAGTTGTAAATTCCCATTGtgatgagaaaattaagagttCTATCAAATCGTGGATACAAAAACCTTTTATCATAACTTCTAGTGGTGTCGCGAACAAAAATTTAGTAGCAAGGAATTCCCACAgattcaatatgtatggaaatgATTTTGGCTGGGGACGCCCCATTGCCATAAAAACTGGTAGAAATGGCAAATCTAGTGGAATAACTAATGTGAGTCCAGGACCTGTTGAAGGAAGTATTGACATTGAGATTTTCCTTCCAATTGAGGTTTTTCAGGCCATGGAAAACGATGTTGAATTCATGGAAGCTTTCTAA